In Argiope bruennichi chromosome X1, qqArgBrue1.1, whole genome shotgun sequence, a single window of DNA contains:
- the LOC129959513 gene encoding E3 ubiquitin-protein ligase TRAIP-like, producing MQAVCVICHDPFDGAVGIVTTQCGHIFHNSCIEKWLARSGTCPECRNIVFKESLTKLFFNVSFDDKSGNNIERSLDELKKQLHEKDLAIIEKDKKIKKLQAHCALSEKGKENMHQNIMELQNQLNILKRKNQRIVLFEARNQLLLHERNMLQSELEHLNNIKIIVEASSNDTTELLRSMQVHEFSEEGNLAFSRLATYCSVIKRELSSCIEVKNQLQNELTQVKRKMGILQAENEQIKRQLEKQNKTIEDLNSALSERESTGSHSIPIPPCSPTAECRNFDKSVLLCKDSSFSTDIPENKRRKMNIVVVDRHPKAVILGKKITAEAPGSRLTNVHAARRYSSNEDSVSRVGYNGLGGHGCIVIGSGKKKVSFRKKTRY from the coding sequence ATGCAGGCTGTTTGTGTCATCTGCCACGATCCATTTGATGGTGCAGTTGGTATTGTTACAACCCAATGTGGTCATATCTTTCATAATAGTTGTATAGAAAAGTGGCTTGCCCGATCGGGTACTTGTCCTGAAtgcagaaatattgtttttaaagaaagcctcacaaaacttttttttaacgtttCTTTTGATGATAAATCTGGTAATAACATAGAGAGGTCGttggatgaattaaaaaaacaactgcATGAAAAGGATTTAGCAATTATCGAGAAAGATAAAAAGATCAAGAAACTGCAGGCTCATTGTGCTCTTTctgaaaaaggaaaggaaaacaTGCATCAAAACATTATGGAACTTCAAAATcagcttaatattttaaaaaggaaaaatcagaGGATAGTCCTTTTTGAAGCTAGAAATCAATTGTTATTACATGAAAGAAATATGTTACAGAGTGAGTTGGAACATCTGAACAATATTAAGATAATTGTGGAAGCAAGTTCTAATGATACTACAGAACTTTTGAGAAGTATGCAAGTACATGAATTTAGTGAAGAAGGAAATTTAGCTTTTAGTAGATTAGCTACATATTGTTCAGTAATAAAGCGGGAGCTTTCTTCTTGTATAGAAGTGAAAAAccaattacaaaatgaattaacGCAGGTAAAACGCAAGATGGGAATACTGCAAGcagaaaatgaacaaataaagagacaacttgaaaaacaaaataagacaATAGAGGATTTGAATTCTGCTTTATCTGAAAGGGAATCTACTGGATCACATTCTATTCCTATCCCTCCTTGTTCACCTACTGCAGAATGTAGAAATTTTGATAAGTCTGTTTTATTATGCAAGGATAGCTCATTTTCTACTGACATTCCAGAAAATAAGAGACGGAAAATGAATATTGTAGTTGTAGATAGACATCCAAAAGCTGTGATCTTGGGGAAGAAAATAACTGCAGAAGCACCTGGTTCTAGACTGACTAATGTGCATGCTGCAAGACGATATTCAAGTAATGAAGATTCGGTTTCGCGAGTTGGATACAATGGCTTAGGTGGTCATGGATGTATTGTTATAGGCAGTGGCAAAAAGAAAGTATCATTCAGAAAGAAAACTAGATATTGA